From Xiphophorus couchianus chromosome 4, X_couchianus-1.0, whole genome shotgun sequence, a single genomic window includes:
- the hsd11b2 gene encoding 11-beta-hydroxysteroid dehydrogenase type 2 isoform X2, protein MSAPGPARRPARPRRARPSSSQFSLCVPAGCDTGFGNAAAKHLDSLGLDVFATVLDLTGDGARALRRSCSSRLTLLQVDITQPQQVQQALLDTKAKLGLRGLWGLVNNAGVCVNLGDAELSLMSNFRGCMEVNFFGTVSVTKSFLPLLRQAKGRIVNISSPAGDQPFPCLAAYGASKAALNLFTETLRHELVPWGVKVSTILPSSYKTAPSSNNAYWEQQHQQLLQSLPPALMEEYGEDYIAETKNLFQSFAEHANPDLSPVVNAIVHALLSPQPQLRYFAGPGIGLMYFIHSYCPLSISNCFLQKLFVKKTLMPRALRKQSGLEANLGLSNNNNNEEKLQPL, encoded by the exons TTTTCCCTCTGTGTCCCTGCAGGCTGCGACACCGGCTTTGGGAACGCTGCAGCGAAGCATCTGGACTCTCTCGGTCTGGACGTTTTTGCCACCGTTCTGGACCTGACGGGAGACGGAGCCAGAGCTCTGCGGAGAAGCTGCTCATCCCGCCTCACCCTGTTGCAGGTGGACATCACGCAGCCGCAGCAGGTGCAGCAGGCGCTGCTGGACACCAAGGCCAAGCTGGGCCTCCGAG gtctGTGGGGTTTGGTCAACAACGCAGGAGTGTGTGTGAACTTGGGAGACGCAGAGCTGTCCTTGATGTCCAACTTCAGAGGCTGCATGGAGGTCAACTTCTTCGGCACGGTGAGCGTAACCAAGAGCTTCCTGCCGCTGCTACGACAGGCCAAAGGTCGCATCGTCAACATCTCCAGCCCAGCCG GTGACCAGCCGTTCCCCTGCCTGGCGGCGTACGGAGCGTCCAAGGCGGCGCTGAACCTGTTCACTGAAACCCTGAGACATGAGCTGGTTCCCTGGGGGGTCAAAGTGAGCACCATCCTGCCGTCCTCATATAAGACAG CTCCCTCCAGCAACAACGCCTACTGggagcagcagcaccagcagctcctccagagtctgCCTCCGGCACTGATGGAGGAATACGGCGAGGACTACATCGCCGAGACCAAGAACCTGTTCCAGAGCTTCGCCGAGCACGCCAACCCAGACCTCAGTCCTGTGGTGAACGCCATCGTCCATGCGCTGCTGTCGCCGCAGCCGCAGCTGCGCTACTTCGCCGGGCCCGGCATCGGCCTCATGTACTTCATTCACAGCTACTGCCCACTCAGCATCAGCAACTGCTTCCTGCAGAAATTGTTTGTGAAGAAGACACTGATGCCACGCGCGTTAAGGAAGCAGTCGGGTCTGGAGGCAAACCTCGGCCTcagcaacaacaataacaacgaGGAGAAGCTGCAGCCGTTGTAA